One window from the genome of Bacillus sp. SM2101 encodes:
- a CDS encoding ABC transporter ATP-binding protein, translated as MGINSHSRSVSPLLEVRNLETAFQVDGEYYNAVDQVSFTVKPKQIVGIVGESGCGKSVMSLSIMSLLPKGIGKINGEITFEGKHIEKMGDKELNSIRGKDITMIFQEPMTALNPVFTIGSQVQEVLLNHLKISKKMARDKSIALLKSVGISRPEKVVDEYPHQLSGGMRQRVMIAMAIACQPKLLIADEPTTALDVTVQAQILELLKDIQEVNDMSIILITHDLGVVAEMCDEVLVMYAGKIVESADVETLFSKPQHPYTKALLESIPKMDTVVEKLGSIEGIVPSITRMPDVGCRFANRCQEVKEQCKVVAPQLEETDQSHFVSCLLYETSQLKK; from the coding sequence ATGGGTATAAATTCTCATTCAAGATCGGTATCACCACTATTAGAAGTAAGAAATTTAGAGACAGCTTTTCAAGTAGATGGAGAATACTATAATGCTGTGGATCAAGTGTCATTTACTGTGAAGCCAAAGCAAATTGTGGGTATTGTTGGAGAATCAGGCTGTGGAAAAAGTGTTATGTCATTATCTATTATGTCACTGTTACCGAAGGGTATCGGGAAAATTAACGGTGAGATTACTTTTGAGGGAAAACATATAGAGAAGATGGGTGACAAGGAGCTAAATAGTATTCGAGGAAAAGACATAACTATGATATTTCAAGAACCGATGACAGCCCTAAATCCAGTCTTTACGATAGGGTCCCAGGTACAGGAAGTTCTGTTAAATCATTTGAAGATTTCTAAGAAGATGGCAAGAGATAAAAGCATTGCCCTCTTGAAAAGCGTTGGAATTTCTAGACCGGAAAAGGTGGTTGATGAATATCCCCATCAATTGTCAGGAGGAATGAGACAAAGGGTCATGATTGCGATGGCAATTGCATGCCAACCAAAACTTCTCATTGCAGATGAACCTACGACGGCTTTGGATGTTACTGTGCAAGCACAAATTTTAGAATTGCTTAAGGATATTCAAGAAGTAAATGATATGTCAATTATATTAATTACTCATGATTTGGGTGTTGTTGCTGAAATGTGTGATGAAGTACTTGTAATGTATGCCGGAAAGATTGTAGAATCTGCGGACGTTGAGACGTTATTTAGTAAACCACAGCATCCATATACAAAAGCTCTATTGGAATCCATCCCTAAAATGGATACCGTAGTTGAGAAATTAGGTTCTATTGAAGGGATCGTTCCTTCTATTACTCGTATGCCTGATGTCGGATGTAGGTTTGCGAACCGTTGTCAAGAAGTGAAAGAACAATGCAAAGTTGTAGCTCCACAGTTAGAAGAAACTGATCAATCACATTTTGTTTCGTGTTTACTATATGAAACTAGTCAATTAAAGAAGTGA
- a CDS encoding DUF2268 domain-containing putative Zn-dependent protease (predicted Zn-dependent protease with a strongly conserved HExxH motif), which translates to MPVISTYDWLDQWYDEPYKLCKKLVKLFGGTSERSIYSYLRSFGMYRPSRNGKECIHELKENKVWEIVKKEHQLLQKEWVGEDVPIIIFPADSSNPGLREYNGKSGVAFKDKLFLFVSPQNEKNEIRALFTHEYNHVCRLLKYKKNDDSYTLLDTIILEGLAENAVRERLGDKYAAAWTNYYSQDEAQYYWNKIIKPKRNVLRGHRIHDQLLYGHGLFPKMVGYNVGYQLVKSCIDHQGDAIKTLLSFQSNDIVKYSDF; encoded by the coding sequence ATGCCTGTAATATCTACTTATGATTGGTTGGATCAATGGTACGACGAACCATATAAACTGTGTAAAAAATTAGTAAAATTATTTGGAGGAACATCTGAGAGGTCTATCTATTCATATCTTCGTTCCTTTGGAATGTATCGTCCCTCAAGGAATGGTAAGGAATGTATACATGAGCTCAAGGAGAATAAAGTATGGGAAATTGTAAAAAAAGAGCATCAACTTTTACAAAAAGAATGGGTGGGTGAAGATGTCCCGATCATCATTTTTCCAGCCGATTCATCAAATCCTGGCTTGCGCGAATACAATGGTAAATCTGGTGTTGCTTTTAAAGATAAGCTATTTTTATTCGTCTCTCCACAAAATGAGAAAAATGAAATTCGTGCTTTATTTACACATGAATATAATCATGTTTGTAGGTTATTAAAGTACAAAAAAAATGATGACAGTTATACTCTATTGGATACGATTATCTTAGAGGGGCTCGCTGAAAATGCTGTTAGGGAAAGACTTGGGGACAAATATGCTGCTGCATGGACGAATTATTACTCTCAGGATGAAGCTCAATATTATTGGAATAAAATAATAAAACCGAAAAGGAATGTGCTAAGAGGTCACCGGATTCATGATCAGCTTCTATATGGTCATGGACTTTTTCCAAAAATGGTAGGCTATAATGTTGGATATCAATTAGTGAAATCGTGTATAGATCATCAAGGTGATGCGATAAAGACTTTGTTATCTTTCCAAAGTAATGACATCGTTAAATATTCAGACTTTTAA
- a CDS encoding ABC transporter ATP-binding protein, which yields MSSNSRQNAETPLLKVSNLETAFKIDGEYHNAVDNVSFSVKPKQIVGIVGESGCGKSVMSLSIMKLLPKHNGEIRSGQVDFKGKELQDLDDNEMNTIRGKDISMIFQEPMTALNPVFTIGFQLEEVLFNHMNISKREARLKSVSLLKSVGISRPEQIVEEYPHQLSGGMRQRVMIAMAIACQPQLLIADEPTTALDVTVQAQILELLKEIQEVNDMSIILITHDLGVVAEMCDEVIVMYAGRIAERANAEELFYNPKHPYTKLLMGSIPKLDEEVEKLSSIEGIVPSLVNMPKTGCKFVDRCPQAMAECRELTPQLKEDNVNHEVACLLYENSFPTERVKVSK from the coding sequence ATGAGTTCAAATTCTCGTCAAAACGCTGAAACACCTTTATTAAAGGTGAGCAATTTAGAAACAGCCTTTAAAATTGATGGTGAATACCACAATGCCGTTGATAATGTGTCATTCTCAGTAAAGCCGAAGCAAATTGTCGGAATTGTTGGAGAATCAGGATGTGGAAAAAGTGTTATGTCACTTTCCATCATGAAACTGTTACCAAAGCACAACGGAGAAATTAGAAGTGGACAAGTTGATTTTAAAGGTAAGGAATTGCAAGATTTAGATGATAATGAGATGAATACAATTCGCGGAAAAGATATTTCTATGATTTTCCAAGAGCCGATGACTGCACTAAATCCAGTTTTCACAATCGGCTTTCAACTTGAAGAAGTACTTTTTAACCATATGAATATTTCTAAACGTGAAGCGCGCTTGAAAAGTGTTTCTTTATTAAAAAGTGTCGGAATTTCCAGACCTGAGCAAATTGTCGAAGAATATCCTCACCAGCTTTCAGGTGGAATGAGACAAAGGGTAATGATAGCAATGGCTATCGCTTGTCAGCCACAATTATTGATCGCTGATGAGCCTACAACTGCACTCGACGTAACTGTACAAGCCCAAATTCTTGAATTACTTAAGGAAATTCAAGAAGTAAATGATATGTCAATCATTCTTATTACGCATGATCTAGGTGTCGTTGCAGAGATGTGCGATGAAGTAATAGTTATGTATGCAGGTAGAATTGCTGAAAGAGCTAATGCAGAAGAACTGTTTTACAACCCGAAGCACCCGTACACGAAGCTATTAATGGGTTCCATTCCTAAGTTAGATGAGGAAGTTGAAAAGTTAAGTTCTATTGAAGGAATTGTACCTTCCCTAGTCAATATGCCGAAAACTGGCTGTAAATTTGTTGACCGTTGTCCACAAGCAATGGCAGAATGTAGAGAATTAACACCACAGCTGAAAGAGGATAATGTTAATCATGAGGTAGCTTGTTTGTTATATGAAAACAGCTTTCCTACTGAAAGGGTGAAGGTGAGTAAATGA
- a CDS encoding ABC transporter ATP-binding protein, which translates to MSQQSTLEEKESLLEIVNLKTYYPIKGGILRRTIGNVKAVDDVSFEIKKGETFGLVGESGCGKSTTGRTILRLLEPTDGKIIFDGQDITKLRGASLRQMRKDFQMVFQDPYASLNPTMMVGSLVSEPIRNYKKVSEEDLKEDVLDLLKKVGLPPDAYYKYPHEFSGGQRQRVGIARALALRPKLIIADEPVSALDVSVQSQVLNLLKELQDEFDLTYLFIAHDLSVVKHMSDRIGVMYLGGIAELADKESLYAEPLHPYTQALLSAIPEPDPRKKKERIILEGDVPSPANPPEGCAFHPRCAHAKPECQKVKPVLKEVKKGHKVACHLY; encoded by the coding sequence ATGAGCCAACAATCAACTTTAGAAGAAAAAGAAAGTTTACTAGAGATAGTAAATTTGAAAACTTACTATCCTATTAAAGGTGGAATTTTACGTAGAACGATAGGTAATGTTAAAGCAGTTGACGATGTATCCTTTGAGATTAAGAAGGGTGAAACATTCGGGCTTGTAGGAGAATCTGGATGTGGTAAATCAACAACAGGTAGAACGATATTACGTTTGTTGGAACCGACAGACGGCAAGATTATTTTTGATGGACAAGACATTACGAAGTTAAGAGGTGCATCCCTACGACAGATGCGTAAAGACTTCCAAATGGTTTTCCAAGATCCATATGCTTCCTTAAATCCTACAATGATGGTCGGTAGTTTGGTATCAGAGCCTATTCGCAATTACAAAAAAGTTTCTGAGGAAGATTTAAAAGAAGATGTCTTGGATTTGCTGAAGAAGGTTGGGCTACCTCCTGATGCATACTATAAATATCCACATGAATTTTCAGGTGGACAAAGACAGCGTGTCGGTATAGCTAGAGCGCTTGCACTTCGCCCAAAGCTTATCATTGCCGATGAACCTGTGTCCGCACTTGACGTGTCAGTGCAGTCACAAGTATTAAACTTGTTGAAAGAATTACAAGATGAATTTGATTTAACGTATTTGTTTATCGCACATGACTTAAGTGTAGTGAAACATATGAGTGATAGAATTGGTGTTATGTATCTAGGTGGGATCGCAGAGCTTGCTGATAAAGAAAGCTTATATGCTGAGCCTTTACATCCGTATACCCAAGCGCTGTTATCTGCGATTCCGGAACCTGATCCAAGGAAGAAAAAAGAGCGCATTATTTTAGAAGGGGACGTACCTAGTCCAGCAAATCCACCTGAAGGCTGTGCTTTCCATCCACGCTGTGCCCATGCTAAACCGGAGTGCCAGAAGGTGAAGCCTGTTTTGAAGGAGGTGAAAAAAGGTCATAAAGTAGCATGTCACTTATATTAA
- the opp4C gene encoding oligopeptide ABC transporter permease, with protein sequence MEPSVSNQANSVIPQTKRPKNQSPWAIARRKFLRNKPAMISLVFLIFITTVSMLAEPLTVPMEETNIINTSQLSQEPSSEHWFGTDKAGREVFDRVLHGGKTSLLLAFSITLILTIVGTIIGATSGFFGGKVDSVLMRFTDFVLIFPFLPFVIVLKAIFIESGIAVLIFVISLLSWTGMARIVRGRVLAEKENEYILSAISIGCSPAKVIRKHLFPNIMSIIIVQATLLLAVMIVVETGLSFLGFGVPMTTPSWGNMLQEARSPDVLQYKWWIWLPPGLAIALTILSINFVGEGLKDAFNPKSSR encoded by the coding sequence ATGGAACCATCAGTGTCAAATCAAGCAAACTCTGTTATACCACAAACAAAACGTCCCAAAAATCAATCACCGTGGGCAATAGCTCGACGAAAATTTTTACGTAATAAGCCAGCTATGATTAGCTTAGTATTTTTGATATTTATTACTACTGTAAGTATGTTAGCTGAACCGTTAACGGTACCGATGGAAGAAACGAATATTATCAACACAAGTCAACTTAGTCAGGAACCATCATCTGAGCATTGGTTCGGTACTGACAAAGCTGGGAGAGAAGTATTTGACCGTGTTCTTCACGGAGGAAAGACATCATTATTACTCGCGTTTTCAATTACGCTAATCCTTACTATTGTCGGTACAATTATTGGTGCTACCTCTGGATTTTTCGGAGGTAAGGTTGATTCAGTACTTATGAGATTTACGGATTTTGTTCTAATATTTCCGTTCTTACCGTTTGTAATCGTATTGAAAGCGATTTTTATTGAATCAGGTATTGCTGTTCTCATTTTTGTTATTAGTTTATTAAGCTGGACAGGTATGGCTCGTATAGTCCGAGGACGAGTATTAGCTGAAAAGGAAAATGAGTATATTCTTAGTGCAATATCAATTGGTTGTTCACCAGCGAAAGTTATTAGAAAGCACTTATTTCCAAATATCATGTCTATTATTATCGTACAAGCAACACTCTTATTGGCGGTAATGATAGTTGTTGAAACTGGCCTAAGTTTCCTTGGTTTTGGTGTTCCTATGACAACTCCGAGCTGGGGTAACATGCTTCAAGAAGCACGTAGCCCAGATGTTTTACAATATAAATGGTGGATATGGCTTCCACCAGGCTTAGCAATTGCTTTAACGATTCTTTCAATTAATTTTGTGGGTGAAGGCTTGAAGGATGCATTTAATCCGAAATCTAGCCGATAA
- the opp4B gene encoding oligopeptide ABC transporter permease produces MLQYTIRRLLGMIPLLFLISVVVFTLAKLMPGDALSGKVDPLNSDPEYIAEMREKMGLNDPIHEQYFRWISGVLQGDFGDSFVHKRDVSELVFSRFPNTLLLAISALLIAYVLSFLMGRHAGRYPYKKGDYFISTYNYIALAIPSFVAALVAIYVFAIKLGWVPATGSIGAGVEAGTLEYYMSKLKHTILPALVLGAMSTASYTQFLRNDIIESSRKDYVRTARAKGTKESTIYNKHILRNSLIPIVTLLGFDIASLLSGAIIVESIFTYPGIGNLFFESMNSRDYSVLMAITMLLSMMALIGNLLADLLYGIVDPRIRLG; encoded by the coding sequence ATGCTACAATATACGATTCGTAGACTATTAGGAATGATTCCGTTACTTTTCCTTATCTCCGTAGTGGTATTTACCCTGGCTAAGCTAATGCCAGGGGATGCCCTTTCGGGTAAAGTTGATCCGCTCAATTCTGATCCTGAATATATTGCAGAGATGCGTGAAAAAATGGGTTTAAATGACCCAATTCACGAGCAATATTTTCGTTGGATAAGTGGCGTTCTACAAGGAGATTTCGGAGATTCATTTGTTCATAAACGTGATGTATCTGAGCTAGTATTTTCTCGCTTTCCAAACACACTCTTACTCGCAATATCTGCACTTCTAATTGCTTATGTTTTGTCATTTTTGATGGGGAGACATGCAGGAAGATATCCTTATAAAAAAGGAGATTATTTTATCTCAACCTATAATTATATTGCCTTAGCGATTCCAAGTTTTGTTGCGGCATTAGTTGCTATTTACGTGTTTGCTATTAAATTAGGCTGGGTACCGGCAACTGGTAGTATCGGTGCTGGTGTAGAAGCTGGGACTCTGGAATATTATATGAGTAAATTAAAGCATACGATTTTACCTGCTTTAGTATTAGGTGCAATGTCTACAGCTAGTTATACGCAATTTTTACGAAATGATATTATCGAAAGCTCACGTAAAGATTACGTTCGTACAGCGAGAGCGAAAGGTACAAAAGAGAGTACTATTTATAATAAGCATATATTACGCAACTCTCTTATACCGATCGTAACATTATTAGGTTTTGATATCGCATCTTTATTAAGTGGGGCAATCATTGTTGAATCAATTTTCACATATCCAGGCATTGGTAACTTGTTTTTTGAGTCGATGAATAGCCGAGACTATTCAGTTTTAATGGCAATCACGATGCTACTGTCAATGATGGCGTTAATTGGTAATTTATTAGCGGATTTACTTTATGGGATAGTTGATCCGAGAATCCGTTTAGGTTAG
- the fabF gene encoding beta-ketoacyl-ACP synthase II yields the protein MNKRRVVITGLGAVTPLGSSVEATWENLIKGVSGIGTVTRVNPDDYPAKVAGEATDFNPEDFMEKKDARKMDRFTQFALAASLMAVEDASLTITDDIAPRVGVWIGSGIGGMETFENQFETFQKRGYRRVSPFFVPMIIPDMAAGQVSIALGAKGINSCTVTACATGTNSIGDAFKVIQRGDADVMVSGGAEAPITKMSMAGFCANTALSTNPDPDTASRPFDKNRDGFVMGEGAGIIVLEELEFAKARGAKIYAEVVGYGSTGDAYHITAPAPGGEGGVRAMRQAIEDADLTPEQIDYINAHGTSTQYNEKFETMAIKEVFGSYAEKLPISSTKSMTGHLLGAAGGIEAIFSVLSIKEGIIPPTINLETPDPDCDLDYVPNEARKQEVSVALSNSLGFGGHNAVLVFKNYE from the coding sequence ATGAATAAACGTAGAGTTGTTATTACAGGTTTAGGTGCTGTTACACCTCTTGGATCATCAGTGGAAGCAACATGGGAAAATTTAATAAAAGGTGTTTCGGGTATTGGAACTGTTACGCGTGTGAACCCAGATGATTATCCTGCTAAGGTAGCAGGTGAAGCAACAGACTTTAACCCTGAAGATTTTATGGAAAAGAAAGATGCACGAAAAATGGATCGTTTTACGCAATTTGCGTTAGCTGCATCTTTGATGGCAGTAGAAGATGCCAGCCTAACAATCACAGATGATATTGCTCCAAGAGTTGGTGTCTGGATCGGATCTGGGATAGGTGGTATGGAAACATTTGAAAATCAATTTGAAACATTTCAAAAACGAGGCTATCGTCGTGTGAGTCCGTTTTTTGTACCGATGATTATCCCTGATATGGCAGCAGGTCAAGTGTCAATTGCTCTTGGTGCCAAAGGGATAAATTCTTGTACTGTCACAGCATGTGCTACTGGGACGAATTCTATCGGTGATGCATTTAAAGTCATCCAGCGAGGAGATGCGGATGTAATGGTTTCAGGTGGAGCGGAAGCACCAATTACGAAAATGTCCATGGCTGGATTTTGTGCTAATACGGCGTTGTCAACAAATCCTGATCCAGATACAGCGAGCCGTCCTTTTGATAAAAATCGAGATGGATTCGTAATGGGTGAAGGAGCTGGAATCATTGTCCTAGAGGAGCTAGAGTTTGCGAAAGCAAGAGGGGCAAAAATTTATGCAGAAGTAGTCGGTTACGGTTCTACTGGAGATGCCTATCATATTACAGCGCCTGCACCTGGTGGAGAAGGTGGGGTTCGCGCAATGAGGCAAGCAATTGAGGATGCTGACCTTACACCAGAACAAATTGATTATATTAATGCTCACGGTACGAGCACACAATACAATGAAAAATTTGAAACAATGGCGATTAAAGAAGTGTTTGGTTCGTATGCCGAAAAACTACCAATTAGCTCAACGAAATCCATGACAGGCCACCTGCTAGGTGCTGCCGGTGGGATAGAAGCAATATTCTCAGTCTTATCGATTAAGGAAGGAATCATTCCTCCGACTATTAACTTGGAAACTCCTGACCCTGATTGCGACCTTGATTACGTTCCGAATGAAGCTAGAAAACAGGAAGTATCTGTAGCGTTAAGTAACTCATTAGGTTTCGGGGGTCATAACGCAGTATTAGTCTTTAAAAATTATGAATAA
- the opp4A gene encoding oligopeptide ABC transporter substrate-binding protein, with protein sequence MKKSLWLFSLMLVLALFLAACGGGDDASAPADDNNTEETDSNDTEVTEEEGPKEGGTITYGFNQPFKGVLSFAYYEGTDDAEILQFMHEALVKTDENLQTVPNLADWEISEDNMTLTFNLKQGVKWHDGEELTVEDMEYAWYLIADPTYEGARFSNVAMIEGAAEYQAGEADTISGITVVDDYTIQVKVTEPSVNLIDNIWVYPEPKHYYGDISSKEVPDSDQVRVNPIGVGPFKVKNIVPGEMVELERNDDYWNGKPYLDGVVYKVVDGALSSGLLESGEIDIMEALSDQWQIVKELPNLENEVVDALSYSYIAFDMGYYDTENNVVVSDNPKFQNKTLRHAMAHAINRQEFVDSFRNGLGKPLNVPFPSVSWAKIPDDQINTYDYDPDKAMEMLDEAGYVDVDGDGFREDPEGNKFTINFDAMSGAETSEIRAQYVLQAWQNVGLDAQLNGGTLKDFNLFYDTIEADDPSVETFHGAWGLATDPDPSGIWLSTDKWNMWRWYNEESDELIKAGIQFPEDPSKDVLEHRKEIYYEWQKLVNEELPVIFFEQRQNAWAINKRLKGVTVTPFGVIDFEKWYVTE encoded by the coding sequence ATGAAAAAATCATTATGGCTGTTTTCATTAATGCTTGTGCTAGCATTGTTCTTAGCTGCTTGTGGCGGCGGGGATGACGCTTCAGCTCCAGCAGATGATAATAACACAGAAGAAACTGATTCAAACGATACTGAAGTTACAGAAGAAGAAGGTCCTAAAGAAGGCGGAACAATCACATACGGTTTTAACCAACCTTTCAAAGGTGTATTATCTTTTGCTTATTATGAAGGTACTGATGATGCAGAGATTTTACAATTCATGCATGAAGCTTTAGTTAAGACTGATGAAAACTTACAAACTGTTCCAAACTTGGCAGATTGGGAGATTTCTGAAGACAACATGACGTTAACGTTTAATTTAAAGCAAGGTGTTAAATGGCATGATGGCGAAGAGCTAACTGTTGAGGATATGGAATATGCTTGGTACTTAATTGCTGACCCTACTTATGAAGGAGCTCGTTTCTCAAACGTAGCAATGATTGAAGGTGCAGCGGAATACCAAGCAGGTGAGGCTGACACGATTTCAGGTATTACAGTAGTAGATGACTATACAATTCAAGTAAAAGTAACAGAACCATCTGTTAACTTAATTGATAACATTTGGGTATATCCTGAACCAAAACATTATTACGGAGATATTTCTTCGAAGGAAGTACCTGATTCTGATCAAGTACGTGTAAACCCAATCGGTGTTGGTCCATTCAAAGTGAAAAACATCGTTCCTGGTGAAATGGTTGAATTAGAACGTAATGATGATTACTGGAATGGTAAACCATACCTTGATGGTGTTGTTTATAAAGTAGTTGATGGTGCATTATCATCAGGTTTACTTGAAAGCGGCGAGATTGATATTATGGAAGCACTTTCTGACCAATGGCAAATTGTTAAAGAGTTACCGAATCTTGAAAATGAAGTAGTAGACGCTTTATCATACAGCTATATCGCTTTTGATATGGGTTACTACGATACTGAAAACAACGTAGTAGTAAGTGACAATCCGAAATTCCAAAACAAAACGTTACGTCATGCAATGGCGCATGCAATTAATCGACAAGAATTTGTCGATAGCTTTAGAAATGGGCTAGGAAAACCATTAAATGTTCCATTCCCATCTGTTTCTTGGGCAAAGATTCCTGATGATCAAATTAACACATATGATTATGATCCAGATAAAGCAATGGAAATGTTAGATGAAGCTGGCTATGTCGATGTTGATGGTGATGGCTTCCGTGAAGACCCAGAAGGTAATAAGTTTACAATTAACTTTGACGCGATGAGTGGTGCTGAAACGTCTGAGATTCGTGCTCAATACGTACTACAAGCATGGCAAAATGTTGGACTTGATGCTCAATTAAACGGTGGTACGTTAAAAGACTTCAACTTATTCTATGATACGATTGAAGCAGATGATCCGTCTGTAGAAACATTCCATGGTGCTTGGGGACTTGCAACAGATCCAGATCCGTCAGGTATTTGGTTAAGTACTGATAAGTGGAACATGTGGCGTTGGTACAATGAAGAATCTGACGAGCTAATTAAAGCTGGTATCCAATTCCCAGAAGATCCAAGCAAAGATGTACTTGAGCACCGCAAAGAGATTTATTACGAATGGCAAAAGCTTGTTAACGAAGAGCTACCTGTCATTTTCTTTGAACAACGTCAAAATGCTTGGGCAATTAACAAGCGCTTAAAGGGCGTAACAGTTACACCATTTGGCGTAATCGATTTCGAAAAATGGTATGTAACAGAGTAA
- a CDS encoding YjbA family protein: protein MLYLHDVWVNWFEGEENGYNVCHFHEWRSDDSVELLDQVPLIKVDPLLYAYIENDLMELPAQLLEDVHKKAFIRKNHERKQLEYCFVVTDGSGIIAIDTIGYHIPIRKSRLIPRQEQLVYEMVQDKEQDTYAIELHHNEEKEYHILSLEPELMSGLTRKERQLKQLLFMALDQLYQTKNAAQIRYWYTEWKPQHYENIQQMTFKEAWYSLYEEAKTGWSSKHELLCENLIKGQPFFEKLWELEQESKVN from the coding sequence ATGTTGTATCTTCATGATGTTTGGGTAAACTGGTTTGAAGGTGAAGAGAACGGATATAATGTATGTCACTTTCACGAATGGAGAAGTGACGATAGTGTGGAGTTATTAGATCAAGTTCCATTGATTAAGGTTGATCCATTACTCTATGCTTATATTGAAAATGATTTAATGGAATTACCTGCACAGCTGCTAGAAGATGTACATAAGAAAGCATTCATTCGGAAAAATCATGAACGGAAACAATTAGAGTATTGTTTTGTTGTAACAGATGGGTCAGGGATTATTGCGATTGATACAATAGGATATCATATACCTATAAGAAAAAGCAGGCTTATACCAAGGCAAGAGCAATTGGTATATGAAATGGTCCAAGATAAAGAACAAGACACATATGCGATAGAACTTCATCATAATGAGGAAAAGGAATACCATATTCTTTCGCTTGAACCGGAGCTGATGAGCGGACTAACGAGAAAAGAAAGACAACTTAAACAGCTATTGTTTATGGCCTTAGATCAGCTATATCAAACGAAAAATGCTGCACAAATAAGATATTGGTATACTGAATGGAAACCACAACATTATGAAAATATACAACAAATGACTTTTAAAGAAGCTTGGTACAGTTTATATGAGGAAGCAAAAACGGGCTGGAGTAGTAAACATGAGCTCTTATGTGAAAACTTAATAAAAGGACAACCATTTTTTGAAAAATTGTGGGAGCTAGAACAAGAGTCAAAAGTAAATTAA
- a CDS encoding beta-ketoacyl-ACP synthase III, with translation MNAGILGIGRYLPERVLTNADLEKMMDTSDEWIRTRTGIEERRIANDDIDTSDMAFFAAEKALKDAEITADEVDMILVATVTPDQPFPSVACRIQERLGASKANAMDISAACAGFMYGMVTAKQFISTGTYKHVLVIGVEKLSKITNWEDRNTAVLFGDGAGAVVMGPVSEGRGLLSFELGADGTGANHLYQDEYIIMNGREVFKFAVRQMGESSVNVLEKAGLTKEDVDFLIPHQANIRIMESARTRLELPEEKMSKTVHKYGNTSAASIPISIVEELEAGKIKDDDLLVMVGFGGGLTWGAIAFRWGK, from the coding sequence ATGAATGCAGGTATTTTAGGAATTGGTCGATACTTACCCGAACGTGTGTTGACAAACGCTGATTTGGAAAAGATGATGGATACATCTGATGAGTGGATTCGTACACGTACAGGGATAGAGGAACGTAGAATTGCCAATGATGATATTGATACGTCAGACATGGCGTTTTTTGCTGCAGAAAAAGCGTTAAAAGATGCGGAAATCACAGCTGATGAAGTAGATATGATTTTAGTTGCTACAGTGACACCAGATCAGCCATTTCCATCAGTAGCATGCAGAATTCAGGAGAGGTTAGGAGCAAGTAAAGCGAACGCTATGGATATAAGTGCTGCTTGTGCTGGGTTCATGTATGGCATGGTAACCGCCAAACAATTTATATCTACAGGGACTTATAAGCATGTGTTAGTCATTGGTGTTGAAAAATTGTCTAAGATTACTAACTGGGAAGATCGCAATACGGCTGTCTTATTTGGGGATGGGGCTGGTGCCGTCGTTATGGGGCCTGTTTCAGAAGGTAGAGGCTTACTTTCTTTTGAACTAGGAGCGGATGGAACCGGTGCAAACCATTTATACCAAGATGAATATATCATTATGAACGGACGTGAAGTCTTTAAATTTGCAGTAAGGCAAATGGGTGAGTCTAGTGTCAATGTATTGGAAAAAGCTGGATTAACGAAAGAAGATGTTGACTTTCTCATTCCTCATCAAGCGAATATTCGTATTATGGAATCAGCGAGAACCAGGCTCGAACTACCAGAAGAAAAAATGTCAAAAACAGTGCATAAATATGGGAATACTTCAGCTGCTTCAATCCCAATTTCCATCGTTGAAGAGCTAGAGGCTGGTAAGATCAAAGATGATGATTTGCTCGTCATGGTCGGCTTTGGCGGAGGTTTAACTTGGGGAGCTATTGCTTTCCGTTGGGGGAAATAA